The genomic region AGCGTGGTCGCGGCGGAGCTGGCGGCGGCCAACAAACGGGTGATCGTGCTTGAGGCGGGCGGCGGGCAGCAAGCGCCCGATTTCGACCAGCGCGAGCTCGTGGGCATGGAGCGGCTGTACCTCGATCGCGGCATGATCGCCACCCGCGATCTTGGCGTGGCGATCCTGGCGGGCGCGACCCTCGGCGGCGGCACGGCGGTCAACTGGCAGACCTCGCTGCGCACGCCGCCCGCGATCCGCGACGAGTGGGCGGCGCGATCGGGCTGCGCGCACTTCGGCGACGAGAGCTTCACGCGCTCGCTGGATGCCGTCACCGCGCGGCTGAACGTCGGCGAGTCCGAGAGCGTGGTCAATCGCAACAACGCCACGCTGCGCGACGGCTGCGACACGCTCGGCTATCGCTGGCAGACGTTGCCGCGCAATGCCCGCGATTGCGATCCGGCCCAGTGCGGCTACTGTGTCTATGGCTGTCGTCACGGCGGCAAACAGTCGACGGCTGTCACCTATCTCCACGACGCGCAGCGCCTCGGCGATACGACGATTGTGCCGCGCTGCCGGGCAGATCGGATCACGCTCGCCAATGGGCACGTGACGGGCGTGATCGCCACCGCGACCGACGCCGCGCAGCGCACCTATGCGGTTCAGGTTCGCGCGTCTGTCGTGGTCGTGGCGGCGGGCGCGCTCCACTCGCCGCTGATCCTGATGCGCTCCGGCCTCAAGCTTCCAGCGCTTGGCCGCAACCTGTTTTTGCACCCGACGACCGCCGTATCGGGGACGTACAGCCAGCGGATCGAGCTGTGGGACGGCCCGCCGCAGACGATCCTGTGCAACGAGTTTGCAGAGCTATCGGGCCGCTACGGCTTTCGGCTTGAGACGGCTCCGGCGCATCCCGGCCTGCTGGCGATGGCAACGCCCTGGTTCAGCGCGCGCGATCATCGGCGGCAGATGCAGGCGACAGCCTATAAAAGCGCGGCGATCGTGCTGGTGCGCGATCAGGTCGGCGGTCGCGTGCAGCCTGGACGCTCTGGACGGCCCGTGGTTACGTATCGTCCGGGGCCGCAGGAGCGCGCGCATCTTCAGCGGGGCGTGCAGGAGGCCGTGCGGATTCACCTGGCGGCGGGCGCTCACGAGGTGCTGACGCTCCACGCGCGGCAGCAGCTCTTTCGGCGCGGGGCGGAATCTTCGTCCGCCGCGATCGATGCCTTTTGCGCTGAGCTTGCCCGGCAGATGGTCGATCGCAACTGGCTAACGCTCTTCAGCGCGCACCAGATGGGCACCTGCCGCATGGGCCGCGATCCGCGCACGGCGGTCTGCGATGCCGACGGCGCGGTCTTTGGCGTGCGCGGGCTGTTTGTCGCCGATGCCAGCGCCTTCCCGGCCTCCTCCGGCGTCAACCCGATGATCACGATCATGGCGCTGGCGCATCACACCGCGCAGCGGATCAAGGCGTACTGATCAACGCGCGCTGCTGGCTCTCCCACGCGGTACAATGCACCCGCAACGAGATGATGGGGGCGTGGATAGGAATCGTGAAGCGTAAACTGCGGGTGCTGCTGCTGCAACTGCCGGTGCCGAACAATCCGGCGCTCAATGTGCCGCTGGCGCTGGGCTACCTGAAGGCCTACGCCTACGCGCAGGGCTTGCTCGATCGGGCCGCGATCGAGATCTTGCCGCGCGCGCTGGCCGATCACGCCGGCGACGCGCTGCTGGTCGACGAGATCGTCGCGCGCCAGCCTGATATGCTGGGTATCTCGCTCTATACCTGGAACAGCGAGCGCAGCCTGGAAGTTGCGCGGCGGGTCAAGGAGCGCCTGCCGCAGCTTCAGGTAGTCGTCGGCGGGGCCGAGGTGCAGCGCGATAACCTGTGGGTTTTGGAGCATGCCGCCGTGGATGTCGCGGTGATCGGCGAGGGCGAGCAGACCTTTGCCGATCTGTTGCGGCTCTGGTGCGGCCCGGCGCTGACGGATCAGCCCGACACGCTGCTGCTCAACAGCACGTCCGCCGCCGATCCGCTGGCGCAGATTCCCGGCCTGGCCTACCGCTACCAGAGCGCGCTGCGCTTCACCGCCGAGCGGGTGGCCTTGAGCGATCTGTCGGTGATTCCGTCGCCGTATCTGCTCGGCTACCTCGAAATGCCGCCCAACAGCATGCTGATGGTCGAGGTTTCGCGCTGGTGCCCGTACGCCTGTAGCTTTTGTTTGTACGGGCGCAACATGGGCACCAAGCTCGGCAATCGCTACTTTGGCCTGGATCGCGTGCTGGCCGAGATCGCCTGGGGCCGCGAGCACGGCTTGAGCCGCACGCATTTTATCGAGGCCAATCTGAATCTTGTGCCGCTCTTCTGGCCGCTGATGCGCGCGCTTGAGGATCTGAATGCCGATCGGCGGATGACCTTCTACGCCGAGCTGCGCGGCGAGCATCTGACCGACGAGGTCGTCGCGGCGCTCGATCGCTGCAACGTGCGCTATGTCGAGGTTGGGCTGCAAACCGCGCATCTTGCGGCGCTGCACGCCAGCCATCGCCGGACCAATCTGGAAAAGTGGGCGGCAGGCACGCGGCGGCTCTACGCCCACGGCATCGAGGTGTATCTCGATGTGATCCTGGGATTGCCCGCCGACAATCCCGCAGGAGTACGCGAAACCCTGGATTTTTTGCGGCGCGAGTCGCTCGGCCCGTACGATGTGTTTACGCTTCAGGCCTTGCCCGGCACCGCTGTGCGCCAGCAGGCCGCGCAGTACGAGCTGCGCTTTCAGGAGCGTCCGCCCTACTACGTGCTGCACACCGATCAGTTTACCTACGCCGAGCTGCGCCAGCTTCGCCGCGCGCTCAAGCTGGGCGTCGACCTGCCGCCCGATGCGGTCGAGGGCATGCCGCCGCCGCGCCAGGATGCGCTGCTCCGCCCCGAATCGACGCAGCTCTCGGCGCCGATCGATCGCCTGTGGCTGCCGATGAACGATCGTGAGCCAACCAACGCTGCGGCCCGGCTGGCGCGGCATGTGGATGTTGTGGCGCGGCATGATGATCTGAAGCGGATCACGCCGCTGCTGGCCTCGTGGATCGCGCACAATCCCGCGACGATCTTCGATCTGTATCTGCTCTGCTCCGACGATCCGCCCGCTCCCGCGATGCTTCAGGCATGGCGCGCGGCGCTACCCTACCAGCCGGGCTACCTCGATCGGGTCGCGGTCTATCTGGACGAGTCGCCCGATAGTGGGCACCGTCGCATCAGCCCGCGCTGCCTGCTGGCGCTGCCCTGGACCGCCACCGTCGATCCCGATCTGTACGCGGGCGTGGCCGAGGTGATCTGGCGCTTCGATCTCTCCGCCGACGAGCCGGTGCCTTTCGGCGCGTGGTACGCCGCAGGCGGGATCGGGATCTGGCTGCACTTCGCCGCCGATTGCGGATCGGCGTATCGTGAGGCCGTGATGGAGCAGGTGCGCCCGTGGGAGCGCGAAACCGGGCGCGTGGTGTGGCTTGCCGAGGCCGTGCCCGCGCTAGCGTAGGCGCGCCAGCAGCACGGCTCCGCTGGTGGAGGCCGCCACGAGCGCGAAAGCCACGACGAGCCAGGGCTGCCAGCCGATCCACCACTCCGATCGGCCACGCCACCAGCGGTCGAGTGCGGCCAGCGGCAGCAGCAGGCAGGCAAAGCCCTCCAGGGCCATCACGGTCGGCGTCTCGTTGTGGGCGGGAAGCGCCGCAGCCAGCAGCAGCCCCATGTGCGCGACGCGCCGCAGCGCCGACAGCGTGCCGAGTGTGTATCGATCGCGCCACGGTCCCAGGCCGAGCAGCGGCGGCAGCGTACTGGCCCAGCCGACGATCCCCAGCCAGTGCAGCCATCCGCCGCTGCGGTTGATCTCATGCACCACCAGCGATCCGGCGGCCTGTCCCAGGAGCGCGATGCTTAGCGCCAGCAGGGGATAGACGTTCAGCAGCGGCGCAAGCTGTGCCGCGATCTCGTCGGGGGCGCGATCGGGTGTTGAGATGATGCTCGTCCAGTGCGGCAGCTCGATCAGCGCGAGCAAGACGAGCAGATCGAGCGCGTAGGGCCAGCCCGTCTGCGGCAGCGGCAGCAGCGCGATCGTCAGCAGCCAGGCCGCCGCGATGATGATCTCGCGTCCGCGTAAGCGCTCCGCTCCGCGCCGGAGGTTGCGCCGATCTTCGAGCAGCAGGCGCGCGAGCAGCAGCGCGACCAGCGCGGCCAGGCCGCCCGGGTAGAGCAGCAGGAGCCGCCAGTTCCGCCCCAGCAGCGCGATCAGCTCATCCACGCTCTTTCGGCCCCCCGATCCACCAGACTTGCTGGCGCATCTGCTCCCACAGCGCCGCCGATCGCGGCGGGGATTGCTCGTCGCCCTCCCCGTCCAGCCTCACCCAGCCGAAGACTCGTGCGAGCATCCAGACCAGCGCCGCGACGACCAGCGCCAGCACGGCGACGGCGATCGAGGGCAGCACCGCCACGCGGCGATGGCCCGCATCCAGCGCGGCCATGCCTACCCACGGCCAGATGTCGAGCAGGCCAAACGGGGTTAGCCCGCCCTGCAACGGCTCGATCGCGGGCACGATCAGCCAGCGCAGCGGTAGCGGCGCGAGCAAGCCCAGCAGAATCGTGAGGCCGATCGCGAAGGTTGCGGTGATTCCGGGCTGCCACGCTGCCGCCGTCTCTGCCCTGAGCCGCAGGATCGCGAT from Herpetosiphonaceae bacterium harbors:
- a CDS encoding GMC family oxidoreductase N-terminal domain-containing protein, which gives rise to MTLVAPSSATHSAAILSPTERATLTAACDALLPSLSAGPDEHADLFMRSAAELDIATAIERALTTFDRGQQAEFKRLLRVLDQPLVNGVLIGRRARFRDLALPERERVLQSLATHRWSLLRTGFQVLKRLATFLFYSVIDESGLNPTWAAIGYTPSPNPPAIRPALTLTTIDRPTTLECDVCVIGSGAGGSVVAAELAAANKRVIVLEAGGGQQAPDFDQRELVGMERLYLDRGMIATRDLGVAILAGATLGGGTAVNWQTSLRTPPAIRDEWAARSGCAHFGDESFTRSLDAVTARLNVGESESVVNRNNATLRDGCDTLGYRWQTLPRNARDCDPAQCGYCVYGCRHGGKQSTAVTYLHDAQRLGDTTIVPRCRADRITLANGHVTGVIATATDAAQRTYAVQVRASVVVVAAGALHSPLILMRSGLKLPALGRNLFLHPTTAVSGTYSQRIELWDGPPQTILCNEFAELSGRYGFRLETAPAHPGLLAMATPWFSARDHRRQMQATAYKSAAIVLVRDQVGGRVQPGRSGRPVVTYRPGPQERAHLQRGVQEAVRIHLAAGAHEVLTLHARQQLFRRGAESSSAAIDAFCAELARQMVDRNWLTLFSAHQMGTCRMGRDPRTAVCDADGAVFGVRGLFVADASAFPASSGVNPMITIMALAHHTAQRIKAY
- a CDS encoding radical SAM protein, with product MKRKLRVLLLQLPVPNNPALNVPLALGYLKAYAYAQGLLDRAAIEILPRALADHAGDALLVDEIVARQPDMLGISLYTWNSERSLEVARRVKERLPQLQVVVGGAEVQRDNLWVLEHAAVDVAVIGEGEQTFADLLRLWCGPALTDQPDTLLLNSTSAADPLAQIPGLAYRYQSALRFTAERVALSDLSVIPSPYLLGYLEMPPNSMLMVEVSRWCPYACSFCLYGRNMGTKLGNRYFGLDRVLAEIAWGREHGLSRTHFIEANLNLVPLFWPLMRALEDLNADRRMTFYAELRGEHLTDEVVAALDRCNVRYVEVGLQTAHLAALHASHRRTNLEKWAAGTRRLYAHGIEVYLDVILGLPADNPAGVRETLDFLRRESLGPYDVFTLQALPGTAVRQQAAQYELRFQERPPYYVLHTDQFTYAELRQLRRALKLGVDLPPDAVEGMPPPRQDALLRPESTQLSAPIDRLWLPMNDREPTNAAARLARHVDVVARHDDLKRITPLLASWIAHNPATIFDLYLLCSDDPPAPAMLQAWRAALPYQPGYLDRVAVYLDESPDSGHRRISPRCLLALPWTATVDPDLYAGVAEVIWRFDLSADEPVPFGAWYAAGGIGIWLHFAADCGSAYREAVMEQVRPWERETGRVVWLAEAVPALA